The following coding sequences are from one Paraburkholderia caballeronis window:
- a CDS encoding AI-2E family transporter yields MDGNHTLHRISFYLLLFAVSVALCFVLAPFFSTVLWGSILALIFQPVQRWLVVRFKRRRNLAALTTLLLCLVIVILPAIFVAGTLIQQIASAYAQIRSGSMDIGSYFSQVVHALPQSLQNVLARYDLMDLPGLQERLSAGAAQISQFVAHQALNLGQNTIQFVVSFGVMLYLFFFLVRDAREISLLVRDAIPLDEQHKQHLLRKFATVIRATVKGNVVVALVQGTLGGLALWVLNVQGALLWGVVMALLSLLPAVGAALVWAPVAIYFIATGALVKGIGLALFGTLVIGTVDNVLRPVLVGKDTRLPDWVVLISTLGGMSLFGINGFVIGPLIAALFISCWDLFRRDQHSEEHSDD; encoded by the coding sequence ATGGACGGCAATCACACGCTTCACCGGATCTCGTTTTATCTGCTGCTGTTCGCGGTGTCCGTCGCGCTGTGCTTCGTGCTCGCGCCGTTCTTCAGCACCGTGCTGTGGGGCTCGATACTCGCGCTGATCTTCCAGCCGGTGCAACGCTGGCTCGTCGTGCGCTTCAAGCGGCGCCGCAACCTCGCCGCGCTGACCACGCTGCTGCTGTGCCTCGTCATCGTGATCCTGCCGGCGATTTTCGTCGCGGGCACGCTGATCCAGCAGATCGCGTCCGCGTATGCGCAGATCCGCTCCGGCAGCATGGACATCGGCTCGTACTTCAGCCAGGTCGTGCATGCGCTGCCGCAGTCGCTGCAAAACGTGCTGGCGCGCTACGACCTGATGGACCTGCCGGGGCTCCAGGAGCGGCTGTCGGCGGGCGCGGCGCAGATCAGCCAGTTCGTCGCGCACCAGGCGCTGAACCTCGGGCAGAACACGATCCAGTTCGTCGTCAGCTTCGGCGTGATGCTGTATCTGTTCTTCTTCCTCGTGCGCGACGCGCGCGAAATCTCGCTGCTCGTGCGCGACGCGATCCCGCTCGACGAGCAGCACAAGCAGCATCTGCTGCGCAAGTTCGCGACCGTGATCCGCGCGACCGTGAAGGGCAACGTGGTCGTCGCGCTCGTGCAGGGTACGCTCGGCGGGCTCGCGCTGTGGGTGCTCAACGTCCAGGGCGCGCTGCTGTGGGGTGTCGTGATGGCGCTGCTGTCGCTATTGCCGGCGGTCGGCGCGGCGCTGGTGTGGGCGCCGGTCGCGATCTACTTCATCGCGACCGGCGCGCTGGTGAAAGGCATCGGCCTCGCGCTGTTCGGCACGCTCGTGATCGGCACCGTCGACAACGTGCTGCGCCCGGTGCTGGTCGGCAAGGACACGCGGCTGCCGGACTGGGTCGTGCTGATCTCGACGCTCGGCGGGATGTCGCTGTTCGGCATCAACGGCTTCGTGATCGGGCCGCTGATCGCCGCGCTGTTCATCAGTTGCTGGGACCTGTTCCGCCGCGACCAGCACAGCGAGGAACACAGCGACGACTGA
- the mdcH gene encoding malonate decarboxylase subunit epsilon has translation MTLALVFPGQGAQNPGFLHRLPEHDAVRETLDEASSALGLDALTLDTTDALRSTVAVQVAMTIAGVAVARALASEGLNAQFYAGLSVGAYPAAVSCGAVSFSDALRMVRKRAELMESAWPSGYGLAAISGLNETQIETLAAAHADDGHGRVYVANVNAPRQIVVAGSDAALDAFSTRALKTGARKAQRLAVTVPSHCKLLDDAAEQLIAGSKDMPFHAPRGVYVDNRGGRPLRTGDAIRDDLATNMRHTVRWFDALTLMVESDATVFVEAPPGEVLTDITRDHYPDVTALAAASLAPDRLASIVKRRLGDGA, from the coding sequence ATGACGCTCGCGCTCGTGTTTCCCGGTCAGGGCGCGCAAAACCCGGGTTTCCTGCATCGGCTGCCCGAACACGACGCGGTGCGTGAAACGCTCGACGAAGCGTCGTCGGCCTTGGGCCTCGATGCGTTGACGCTCGACACGACCGACGCGCTACGCTCGACTGTCGCCGTGCAGGTCGCGATGACGATTGCGGGCGTCGCCGTCGCGCGCGCGCTCGCCAGCGAAGGATTGAACGCGCAGTTTTATGCGGGACTATCGGTCGGCGCGTATCCGGCGGCGGTGAGTTGCGGCGCGGTCTCGTTCAGTGACGCGTTGCGGATGGTCCGCAAGCGCGCGGAACTGATGGAGTCCGCGTGGCCGTCCGGTTATGGACTGGCGGCGATCAGCGGCCTGAACGAAACGCAGATCGAAACGCTGGCCGCCGCGCACGCCGACGACGGCCACGGACGCGTGTACGTCGCGAACGTCAACGCGCCGCGCCAGATCGTCGTCGCGGGATCGGACGCGGCGCTCGACGCGTTCTCAACGCGCGCGCTTAAAACCGGCGCACGCAAGGCGCAACGCCTCGCGGTCACCGTCCCTTCGCATTGCAAACTATTGGACGACGCGGCCGAACAGTTGATCGCAGGATCGAAGGACATGCCGTTTCATGCGCCGCGAGGCGTGTACGTGGACAATCGCGGCGGACGGCCGCTACGCACCGGCGACGCGATCCGCGACGATCTCGCGACCAACATGCGTCACACGGTCCGCTGGTTCGATGCGCTGACGCTGATGGTCGAATCGGACGCGACGGTGTTCGTCGAAGCGCCCCCCGGCGAGGTGCTGACCGACATCACCCGCGATCACTATCCGGATGTGACCGCGCTCGCCGCCGCATCGCTGGCGCCGGATCGGCTGGCGTCGATCGTGAAGCGGCGGCTCGGCGACGGCGCGTAA
- a CDS encoding malonate decarboxylase subunit delta → MEQLTFEYPAQRAVTTRAHVGVVGSGDLEVLLQPAGAMRARVVVHTSVDGYSHIWKSVLDRFFTRYDGAALIEINDFGATPGVVALRLAEAVEAAQDDAQGARS, encoded by the coding sequence ATGGAACAACTGACATTCGAGTATCCGGCGCAGCGCGCGGTGACGACGCGCGCACACGTCGGCGTGGTCGGCTCGGGCGACCTCGAAGTGCTGCTGCAACCGGCCGGCGCGATGCGGGCGCGTGTCGTCGTGCACACGAGCGTCGATGGCTACAGCCACATCTGGAAGAGCGTGCTCGACCGCTTCTTCACGCGCTACGACGGCGCGGCGCTCATCGAGATCAACGACTTCGGCGCGACGCCGGGCGTCGTCGCGCTGCGGCTCGCGGAAGCGGTCGAGGCCGCGCAGGACGACGCGCAAGGAGCACGGTCATGA
- the mdcE gene encoding biotin-independent malonate decarboxylase subunit gamma, which produces MSKTTTRGAQWLQALAGDSAGAAPVWYADAPLGGDTARFITVVPDASNRFPRARDNVVGLEQGWRLAHAVRDTIAADAARDVRRPIVAIVDVKSQAYGYREEMLGIHLACAAAVDAYASARLAGHPVVALIVGPAMSGAFLAHGYQANRIVALDAPGTMVHAMGKEAAARVTRRSVEELETLGETIVPMSYSMASFAKLGLLDRLIEGIDAETPDAAQIERVRAVLVEMVGDARADATRDLSRRLRNDAAQRTRAASIEVRRRLAQQWDAA; this is translated from the coding sequence ATGAGCAAGACGACGACTCGCGGCGCGCAATGGCTGCAAGCCCTCGCCGGCGACAGCGCCGGCGCCGCGCCGGTCTGGTACGCGGACGCGCCGCTCGGCGGCGACACCGCGCGCTTCATCACGGTCGTGCCCGATGCGTCGAACCGTTTTCCGCGCGCGCGGGACAACGTGGTCGGCCTCGAACAGGGCTGGCGGCTCGCGCACGCGGTGCGCGATACGATCGCCGCCGATGCGGCGCGCGACGTGCGCCGGCCAATCGTCGCGATCGTCGACGTGAAGAGCCAGGCATACGGCTATCGCGAAGAGATGCTCGGCATTCACCTCGCGTGCGCGGCGGCCGTCGATGCGTATGCGAGCGCGCGGCTCGCCGGGCATCCGGTGGTCGCGCTGATCGTCGGGCCGGCGATGTCCGGCGCGTTCCTCGCGCACGGTTATCAGGCGAACCGGATCGTCGCGCTCGATGCACCCGGCACGATGGTTCACGCGATGGGGAAGGAAGCGGCCGCGCGCGTCACGCGCCGCAGCGTCGAGGAACTCGAAACGCTCGGTGAAACGATTGTTCCGATGTCGTATTCGATGGCGTCGTTCGCGAAGCTCGGGCTGCTTGATCGACTGATCGAAGGTATCGACGCGGAAACGCCGGACGCCGCGCAGATCGAGCGCGTGCGCGCGGTACTCGTGGAGATGGTCGGCGACGCGCGCGCGGATGCGACGCGCGACCTGTCGCGCCGATTGCGCAACGACGCGGCGCAACGCACGCGCGCGGCCTCGATCGAGGTGCGGCGGCGGCTCGCGCAGCAGTGGGACGCCGCGTGA
- a CDS encoding alpha-ketoglutarate-dependent dioxygenase AlkB family protein, translating into MFDLFDDTPQPEVDWFPGWLAPDAAAAMFARVVAETAWQQDRIRTPAGWNPLPRLTAWQGDPDAVYVYSGIRNVPQPWSPAVAELRDAVDAMCGVRFNSVLLNRYRSGADGMGWHSDDEPELGAEPVIASVSLGATRRFDFRHNATGVTRSFQLTGGSLLVMRGQSQAQWRHRVPKEPKVGGERVNLTFRIVTPRER; encoded by the coding sequence ATGTTCGATCTGTTCGACGACACCCCGCAGCCCGAAGTGGACTGGTTTCCCGGCTGGCTCGCGCCCGACGCGGCGGCCGCGATGTTCGCGCGTGTCGTCGCGGAAACCGCGTGGCAGCAGGACCGCATCCGCACGCCGGCTGGCTGGAATCCGCTGCCGCGCCTGACGGCGTGGCAGGGCGATCCGGATGCCGTCTATGTCTATTCGGGCATCCGCAACGTGCCGCAGCCGTGGTCGCCGGCGGTCGCGGAACTGCGCGACGCCGTCGACGCGATGTGCGGCGTGCGTTTCAACAGCGTGTTGCTGAACCGCTATCGAAGCGGCGCGGACGGCATGGGCTGGCATTCCGACGACGAACCGGAGCTGGGCGCGGAGCCGGTGATCGCGTCGGTGAGCCTCGGCGCGACGCGGCGCTTCGATTTCCGGCACAACGCGACCGGCGTTACGCGTTCGTTCCAGTTGACGGGCGGCAGCCTGCTCGTGATGCGCGGCCAGTCGCAGGCGCAGTGGCGGCATCGGGTGCCGAAGGAGCCGAAAGTCGGCGGCGAGCGGGTGAACCTGACGTTTCGGATCGTCACGCCGCGCGAGCGGTGA
- the mdcA gene encoding malonate decarboxylase subunit alpha produces the protein MNPSAETPTSPAARSWTTRRDEKARRLAAVAGWLEDGVLPAARLTDALERLIRPGDRVALEGDNQKQADFLSRSLAQVDPATVNGVHLLISSISRPEHLTLFERGIAHRVDFSYAGAQSLRVAQLLEDGQLEVGAIHTYVELYARMFVDLTPQVALLCAEKADRHGNLYTGPNTEDTPTIAEAAAFSQGIVIVQVNEIVDELPRVDIPGSWVDVVVQADRPYAVEPLFTRDPRHIGDLQVLTAMMVIKGIYAPYGITALNHGIGFDTAAIELLLPTYGESLGLRGKICRNWTLNPHPTLIPAIESGWVDSVHCFGSEVGMEAYIAARPDVFFTGPDGSLRSNRVLCQLAGQYGVDLFIGSTLQIDADANSSTVTRGRLAGFGGAPNMGHDPRGRRHASEAWLKLLKDTGPVSRGHKLVVQLVETWKKGGEPTFVDELDAIAVGRASGMPVAPVMIYGDDVSHVVTEEGIAHLHRAEGIDERRATLAAVAGVTPIGLRAKPEKTDELRRRGIVQYPEDLGIRRGDAKRSLLAARSIDDLVTWSGGLYAPPARFRSW, from the coding sequence ATGAACCCTTCCGCCGAAACGCCGACCTCGCCCGCCGCCCGCTCGTGGACCACGCGGCGCGACGAGAAGGCCCGCCGCCTCGCCGCCGTCGCCGGCTGGCTCGAAGACGGCGTGCTGCCCGCCGCCCGTCTGACCGACGCGCTCGAACGGCTGATCCGCCCCGGCGACCGCGTCGCGCTGGAAGGCGACAACCAGAAACAGGCCGACTTCCTGTCGCGCTCGCTGGCGCAGGTCGATCCCGCCACCGTGAACGGCGTGCATCTGCTGATATCGAGCATCAGCCGCCCCGAGCATCTGACGCTGTTCGAGCGCGGCATCGCGCATCGCGTCGACTTCTCGTATGCGGGCGCGCAGAGCCTGCGCGTCGCGCAACTGCTCGAAGACGGGCAGCTCGAAGTCGGCGCGATTCATACGTATGTCGAACTGTATGCGCGGATGTTCGTCGACCTGACGCCGCAGGTCGCGCTGCTGTGCGCGGAGAAAGCGGACCGTCACGGCAACCTGTACACCGGCCCGAACACCGAAGACACGCCGACGATCGCGGAGGCCGCCGCTTTCAGCCAGGGCATCGTGATCGTGCAGGTGAACGAGATCGTCGACGAACTGCCGCGCGTCGACATTCCCGGCTCGTGGGTCGACGTCGTCGTGCAGGCGGACCGGCCGTATGCGGTCGAGCCGCTGTTCACGCGCGATCCGCGTCACATCGGCGACCTTCAGGTGCTGACCGCGATGATGGTCATCAAGGGCATCTACGCGCCGTATGGCATCACCGCGCTGAATCACGGGATCGGCTTCGATACCGCCGCGATCGAACTGCTGCTGCCGACCTACGGCGAATCGCTCGGCCTCCGGGGCAAAATCTGCCGCAACTGGACGCTGAACCCGCACCCGACGCTGATCCCCGCGATCGAGTCCGGCTGGGTGGACAGCGTGCACTGCTTCGGCAGCGAGGTAGGGATGGAAGCGTACATCGCCGCGCGGCCCGACGTGTTCTTTACCGGCCCGGACGGCAGCCTGCGGTCGAACCGCGTGCTGTGCCAGCTGGCCGGGCAATACGGCGTCGATCTGTTCATCGGCTCCACGTTGCAGATCGACGCCGACGCGAATTCGTCCACCGTCACGCGCGGGCGACTCGCGGGCTTCGGCGGCGCGCCGAACATGGGCCACGATCCGCGCGGCCGGCGGCACGCGAGCGAAGCGTGGCTCAAGCTGCTGAAAGATACCGGGCCGGTGTCGCGCGGCCACAAGCTCGTCGTGCAACTGGTGGAGACGTGGAAAAAAGGCGGCGAGCCGACCTTCGTCGATGAACTCGATGCGATCGCGGTCGGCCGCGCGAGCGGGATGCCCGTCGCGCCGGTGATGATCTACGGCGACGACGTGAGCCACGTCGTCACCGAGGAAGGGATCGCGCATCTGCATCGCGCGGAAGGCATCGACGAGCGGCGCGCGACGCTCGCGGCCGTCGCCGGCGTCACGCCGATCGGACTGCGCGCGAAACCCGAAAAGACCGACGAACTGCGGCGACGCGGGATCGTTCAGTATCCTGAGGATCTCGGCATCCGGCGCGGCGACGCGAAACGCTCGCTGCTCGCGGCGCGCAGCATCGACGATCTCGTCACGTGGTCCGGCGGCCTGTATGCGCCGCCCGCGCGGTTCCGTAGCTGGTGA
- a CDS encoding metallophosphoesterase, giving the protein MPRLSFLVRFIIVGVLLHVYVGFRLIPDLPVPAAGKWIAVLWLVLSCIVIPPGMLARMIERQPLGDRIAWSGLLAMGFFSSLLMLTVLRDVVLASMMTVDAIWPRAIDLTDARVGSAAAVVVLAVLSSVVGFVNARRRARILSVDVPIAGLPAALEGFTIAQISDVHVGPTIKSNYVDAIVDAVNQLDADVVAITGDVVDGSVAQLARHTAPLGRLRARHGVYLVTGNHEYYSGADAWIAEFRRIGLTVLMNEHVVIGHGDAQLVLAGVTDYTAGHFDPAHRSDPAAALDGAPRDVATRVLLAHQPRTAHAAADAGFTLQLSGHTHGGQIFPWNFLVRLQQPFTAGLAKLGGLWVYTSRGTGYWGPPKRLGAPSEITKLRLVGGGAHAG; this is encoded by the coding sequence ATGCCCCGTCTTTCGTTTCTGGTCCGCTTCATCATCGTCGGCGTGCTGCTGCACGTTTATGTCGGCTTCCGGCTGATCCCCGACCTGCCGGTCCCGGCGGCCGGCAAATGGATCGCCGTGCTGTGGCTCGTGCTGTCGTGCATCGTGATTCCACCCGGCATGCTCGCGCGGATGATCGAGCGCCAGCCGCTCGGCGACCGCATCGCGTGGAGCGGCCTGCTCGCGATGGGCTTCTTCTCGTCGCTGTTGATGCTGACCGTGCTGCGCGACGTGGTGCTCGCGTCGATGATGACCGTCGACGCGATCTGGCCGCGCGCGATCGATCTGACCGACGCGCGCGTCGGCAGCGCGGCGGCGGTCGTCGTGCTCGCGGTGCTGTCGAGCGTGGTCGGTTTCGTGAACGCGCGGCGGCGCGCGCGCATCCTGTCCGTCGACGTGCCGATTGCCGGCCTGCCCGCCGCGCTCGAAGGCTTCACGATCGCGCAGATCAGCGACGTGCACGTCGGCCCGACGATCAAAAGCAACTACGTGGACGCCATCGTCGATGCGGTGAACCAGCTCGACGCGGACGTCGTCGCGATCACCGGCGACGTCGTCGACGGCAGCGTCGCGCAACTCGCGCGCCACACCGCGCCGCTCGGCCGGCTGCGCGCGCGGCACGGCGTCTATCTGGTCACCGGCAATCACGAGTATTACTCGGGCGCGGACGCATGGATCGCGGAGTTCCGGCGCATCGGCCTCACGGTGCTGATGAACGAGCACGTGGTGATCGGCCATGGCGACGCGCAACTGGTGCTCGCCGGCGTCACCGACTACACGGCCGGGCACTTCGATCCCGCGCATCGCAGCGACCCGGCCGCCGCGCTCGACGGCGCGCCGCGCGACGTCGCGACACGCGTGCTGCTCGCGCACCAGCCGCGCACCGCGCACGCGGCCGCCGACGCGGGCTTCACGCTGCAACTGTCCGGCCATACGCACGGCGGCCAGATTTTCCCGTGGAATTTCCTCGTGCGGCTTCAGCAGCCGTTCACCGCCGGGCTCGCGAAACTCGGCGGTCTGTGGGTCTATACGAGCCGCGGCACCGGCTACTGGGGACCGCCGAAGCGTCTCGGCGCGCCGTCCGAGATCACGAAGCTGCGGCTCGTCGGCGGCGGCGCGCACGCGGGCTGA
- a CDS encoding GntR family transcriptional regulator, whose translation MSTTTGLPAAETPRTSTSRMIADALRTAIVDGSLAPDAPLRQDAIARHFSVSAIPVREALRQLASEGWAKIEVNKGASVASLSADEAREIYEIRSALESLALGIAIPRHTAATLREATSLYNAAKRERDPSLYVARNEAFHKSLYAPAARAQLLEMIATLHRRGERYLRLKLDFPQYKGESDAEHAEILAAVKRGETAAAQSLVAAHLLGTGELIYRFLTTNTPADEAAAPRVRRPRPSSSRTRS comes from the coding sequence ATGAGTACGACCACCGGCCTGCCGGCCGCCGAGACGCCGCGCACCAGCACTTCGCGGATGATTGCCGACGCGCTGCGCACGGCGATCGTCGACGGTTCGCTCGCGCCCGACGCGCCGCTGCGCCAGGACGCGATCGCGCGCCACTTCTCGGTCAGCGCGATTCCGGTTCGCGAGGCGCTGCGCCAGCTCGCGAGCGAGGGCTGGGCGAAGATCGAGGTAAACAAGGGCGCGTCGGTCGCGTCGCTGTCCGCCGACGAGGCGCGCGAAATCTACGAGATCCGCTCCGCGCTGGAAAGCCTCGCGCTCGGCATCGCGATTCCGCGGCACACCGCGGCGACGCTGCGCGAGGCGACTTCGCTGTACAACGCGGCGAAGCGCGAGCGCGATCCGTCGCTGTACGTCGCGCGCAACGAGGCGTTCCACAAGAGCCTGTACGCGCCGGCCGCGCGCGCGCAGTTGCTGGAGATGATCGCGACGCTGCATCGGCGCGGCGAACGTTATCTGCGGCTCAAGCTCGACTTTCCGCAATACAAGGGCGAGTCCGATGCGGAGCACGCGGAGATTCTTGCGGCGGTGAAACGCGGCGAGACCGCGGCTGCGCAGTCGCTCGTGGCCGCGCATCTGCTCGGCACCGGCGAATTGATCTATCGTTTCCTGACCACGAACACGCCGGCCGACGAAGCCGCCGCGCCGCGCGTGCGCCGGCCCCGTCCGTCGTCTTCCCGCACGAGGAGTTGA
- a CDS encoding malonate decarboxylase holo-ACP synthase, with the protein MHARTTPPFDADAPLSCDPRWRAHDLLRVARWPHEVDTPDWLHEAFARAPFAVVRRERAASGFVAVGFRGATRAQRFGTWVAADAIEAAWSPEDLVTVEALDGRIALPAFAALVKLRDTRSALHEFAWGPTGSAGFELAARVHTATGSSDLDLLIRMPQRCETATLRALADTLTQTSSLVQTRIDAQLETPSGGVALAELAAGKPRVLARAADGARLVADPWQTA; encoded by the coding sequence ATGCACGCGCGGACCACGCCGCCGTTCGATGCCGACGCGCCACTGTCGTGCGATCCGCGCTGGCGCGCGCACGATCTGCTGCGCGTCGCGCGATGGCCGCACGAGGTCGATACACCGGACTGGCTGCATGAAGCGTTCGCGCGTGCGCCATTCGCCGTCGTGCGGCGCGAACGGGCCGCGAGCGGATTCGTCGCCGTGGGCTTTCGCGGCGCGACGCGCGCACAACGCTTCGGTACGTGGGTCGCGGCCGATGCGATCGAGGCCGCCTGGTCGCCGGAAGACCTCGTTACAGTCGAGGCGCTCGATGGACGCATTGCGCTGCCCGCTTTCGCTGCGCTGGTGAAGCTGCGCGATACGCGTTCGGCACTGCACGAGTTCGCGTGGGGACCCACGGGCAGCGCGGGCTTCGAACTCGCGGCGCGGGTTCACACGGCGACCGGATCCAGCGACCTCGATCTGCTGATCCGGATGCCTCAACGCTGCGAAACGGCGACGCTGCGTGCATTGGCCGATACGCTGACCCAAACGTCCTCGCTCGTGCAGACGCGCATCGACGCACAACTCGAAACACCCTCGGGTGGCGTCGCGCTAGCGGAACTGGCCGCCGGCAAGCCGCGCGTGCTCGCCCGCGCCGCCGACGGCGCGCGGCTCGTTGCCGATCCGTGGCAAACGGCATGA
- a CDS encoding triphosphoribosyl-dephospho-CoA synthase produces MRTHHGYPAATGDAAHGGIGPFAPDAAPLPPFATLAPDAWLARFAHDALVDEARLTPKPALVDARGSGAHRDLDLATMLRSAHALEPTFAALARSARGARPGIALRTELARIGRAGEAAMLHATNGSNAHRGAIWIVGLLVAGAAICDASPSADAHTDAERICTTGAQIARHDDLRATPIDSHGERVRVQYNVGGARREAQDGFPHVLHIGLPALHEARANGHDESIARIDALLAIIASLDDTCLLHRAGLAGRDAAQQGARRVRALGGVATRAGRAAFDALERALLALNASPGGAADLLAATLFIDRLLQHRTRGRTASWNN; encoded by the coding sequence ATGCGCACGCACCACGGCTATCCGGCGGCCACCGGCGACGCAGCGCACGGCGGCATCGGGCCTTTTGCACCGGACGCCGCCCCGCTCCCGCCGTTCGCGACGCTCGCGCCCGATGCATGGCTCGCGCGCTTCGCGCACGATGCGCTCGTCGACGAAGCACGGTTGACGCCGAAACCCGCGCTCGTCGATGCGCGCGGCAGCGGCGCGCACCGCGACCTCGATCTCGCGACGATGCTGCGCTCCGCGCACGCGCTCGAACCGACGTTCGCCGCGCTCGCTCGCAGCGCGCGCGGCGCGCGCCCCGGCATCGCGCTGCGCACCGAGCTTGCGCGCATCGGCCGCGCGGGCGAAGCCGCGATGCTGCACGCGACGAACGGCAGCAACGCGCATCGCGGCGCGATCTGGATCGTCGGGCTGCTGGTCGCCGGCGCGGCGATCTGCGATGCGTCGCCGTCCGCCGATGCGCATACGGACGCCGAGCGCATCTGCACGACCGGCGCGCAGATCGCGCGCCACGACGACCTGCGCGCGACGCCGATCGACAGCCATGGCGAACGGGTCCGCGTTCAATACAACGTCGGCGGCGCGCGGCGCGAAGCGCAGGACGGCTTTCCTCACGTGCTGCACATCGGCCTGCCCGCGCTGCATGAAGCACGCGCGAACGGACACGACGAAAGCATCGCGCGCATCGACGCGCTGCTCGCGATCATCGCGTCGCTCGACGACACCTGCTTGCTGCATCGCGCGGGCCTCGCCGGCCGCGACGCCGCGCAGCAAGGCGCGCGCCGCGTGCGGGCGCTCGGCGGCGTCGCGACCCGCGCGGGCCGCGCCGCGTTCGACGCGCTAGAACGCGCGCTGCTCGCGCTCAACGCGTCGCCGGGCGGCGCGGCCGACCTGCTCGCCGCGACGCTCTTCATCGACAGACTGCTTCAGCACCGCACCCGCGGAAGGACGGCTTCATGGAACAACTGA
- a CDS encoding biotin-independent malonate decarboxylase subunit beta, which produces MSTVVSPSPHALLHDSFIELTARERARALLDAGTFRELLGPFDRLESPWLPLQGIVCQADDGVVIARGTIDGEPAVVAAIESAFQGGSIGEVAGSKIAAALELALADCERGRIVRPVVLFETGGVRLQEANLGLAVIAEIQAAIVALRRHVPVVGVIAGMVGCFGGMSLAAALCSYLVMTKQGRLGMNGPEVIEQEAGIDELDASDRRRIWQLIGGEQRARTGFADALVDDATDAMRSAVRDAFARGVRPAHRSEQVDVYLAQLAQVDPQTITPETMRAIFAAQSSGSQPSNGGAA; this is translated from the coding sequence ATGAGCACGGTTGTTTCCCCTTCCCCGCACGCGCTGCTGCACGACAGCTTCATCGAACTGACCGCGCGTGAACGCGCGCGCGCATTGCTCGACGCCGGCACGTTCCGCGAACTGCTCGGCCCGTTCGACCGGCTCGAATCGCCGTGGCTGCCGTTGCAGGGCATCGTGTGCCAGGCCGACGACGGCGTCGTGATCGCGCGCGGCACGATCGACGGCGAGCCGGCCGTCGTCGCCGCGATCGAGTCCGCGTTTCAGGGCGGCAGCATCGGCGAAGTCGCGGGCAGCAAGATCGCGGCCGCGCTCGAACTCGCGCTGGCGGACTGCGAACGCGGCCGCATCGTGCGGCCGGTCGTGCTGTTCGAGACCGGCGGCGTGCGCCTTCAGGAAGCAAACCTCGGCCTCGCGGTGATCGCGGAGATCCAGGCGGCGATCGTCGCACTGCGCCGGCACGTGCCGGTGGTCGGCGTGATCGCCGGGATGGTCGGCTGCTTCGGCGGGATGTCGCTCGCGGCCGCGCTGTGCTCGTATCTCGTGATGACGAAGCAGGGCCGGCTCGGCATGAACGGCCCCGAAGTGATCGAACAGGAAGCGGGCATCGACGAACTCGATGCGAGCGACCGGCGTCGCATCTGGCAACTGATCGGCGGCGAGCAGCGCGCGCGGACCGGCTTCGCGGACGCGCTGGTCGACGACGCGACCGATGCGATGCGCTCGGCCGTCCGCGACGCGTTCGCACGCGGCGTACGGCCCGCGCATCGCAGCGAACAGGTGGACGTCTATCTCGCGCAACTCGCACAGGTCGATCCGCAAACCATCACGCCCGAAACGATGCGCGCGATCTTCGCCGCACAGTCTTCGGGTTCGCAGCCATCGAACGGAGGTGCGGCATGA